In Diorhabda sublineata isolate icDioSubl1.1 chromosome 4, icDioSubl1.1, whole genome shotgun sequence, a single window of DNA contains:
- the LOC130443137 gene encoding peptidyl-prolyl cis-trans isomerase sig-7, with translation MSVVIETTLGDITVDLYTSERPRACLNFLKLCKIKYYNYNLFHTISRGFIAQTGDPTGSRSGGESLFGVLDGSNKRYFESENEPRIKHTKMGLLSFVGNDERMIGSQFFITLGEDLTYLDQKHCVFGEVVEGFDILEELNEVICDVDDRPYQDVRITHTIILDDPYPNPGKLTVPSRSPSPSAERLQGGRIAPDEEIDETEGKTAQEIAEVQAEREAKARATILEMVGDLPDAEMAPPENVLFVCKLNPVTTDDDLEIIFNRFGKIVSCEVIRDRKTGDSLQYAFIEFSDRKSCEDAYFKMDNILIDDRRIHVDFSQSVSKVKWLGKGRGVEHFDEKGRRTWNPNNSIGKGNYKINRRCSEDTTEDGRQDLSIKNKEINPTSQSTRNRTTAHSPLEDADKENNSRRQKDKYEERDSRKHHRETNDEPHREYHRYKDSSSRSERQNSPRKSYSRENFDRDRRRSNRDRSRSPNRIENSRNYRNRSSRERRRNSPFRREEDSRRYGRDTTRSNREYYHSRNKYENKEKHRKSRSRSYDKRTGRNTDSRYHRNKASSSKTSERNGKSSDHGKSNSGHDKQSQIKDTKQIQTRTDSESSESEIEKGKNKYKVNSRKKENDKKSKKKKVESSSDSDSSEDSDNSKEAKKLSNKKIKKRNISSSDSSGSSDSSESESSSDSEDDKKMIRRKKRKCRSSSESDISEKRKKNKKKK, from the exons ATGTCCGTGGTAATTGAAACTACATTAGGCGATATAACAGTCGATCTATATACTTCTGAACGACCCAGAGCTTGCCTAAACTTTTTGAAGTTGTGTAagataaaatattacaattataatttatttcataccATAAGTCGAGGTTTTATAGCACAAACTGGTGATCCAACAGGTTCTCGAAGTGGCGGAGAATctctttttggtgttttagatggATCGAATAAAAG gTACTTTGAGAGTGAGAATGAACCAAGGATAAAACACACTAAAATGGGTTTGCTTTCATTTGTTGGCAACGATGAGCGCATGATAGgttctcaatttttcattacattaggAGAAGATCTCACATATTTAGATCAAAAGCACTGCGTTTTTGGGGAAGTGGTAGAAGGTTTTGACATATTAGAAGAATTAAATGAAGTAATTTGTGATGTTGACGATCGACCATATCAAGATGTGAGAATAACCCATACAATTATCTTAGACGATCCTTATCCGAATCCTGGAAAATTAACGGTGCCGTCAAGATCGCCATCTCCTAGCGCAGAACGTCTACAAGGCGGAAGAATAGCTCCGgatgaagaaattgatgaaacaGAAGGGAAAACGGCACAAGAAATCGCTGAAGTTCAAGCAGAAAGAGAAGCGAAGGCTAGAGCTACAATATTAGAAATGGTCGGCGATTTACCAGACGCCGAAATGGCACCCCCAGAAAATGTTCTCTTCGTTTGCAAATTGAATCCCGTGACAACTGACGAtgatttggaaataattttcaacagaTTCGGTAAAATTGTGTCTTGTGAAGTGATCAGGGATCGAAAGACTGGCGATTCTCTACAATATGCTTTCATAGAATTTTCAGACCGCAAATCATGTGAGGATGCTTATTTTAAAATGGACAATATATTAATAGATGACAGAAGAATACATGTGGATTTCAGTCAGAGTGTTTCCAAAGTGAAATGGCTTGGTAAAGGAAGAGGAGTTgaacattttgatgaaaaaggAAGGAGAACATGGAATCCTAACAATTCAATAGGCAAAG gtaattacaaaataaatagacGTTGTAGTGAAGATACTACAGAGGATGGCCGTCAAGATTTgtctataaaaaacaaagaaataaaccCAACGTCTCAGTCTACAAGAAATCGCACCACGGCTCACTCACCCTTAGAAGATGcagataaagaaaataattcaaggCGTCAGAAAGATAAATACGAAGAAAGGGACTCGAGAAAACACCATCGGGAAACAAACGATGAACCCCATCGAGAATATCACAGATACAAAGATAGTTCGTCTAGATCGGAGAGACAAAACTCACCTAGGAAAAGCTACAGTAGAGAAAATTTTGACCGGGATAGACGTAGGAGTAATAGAGACCGTTCGAGGTCTCCCAATCGTATTGAAAATTCCAGAAACTATAGAAATAGATCGAGTAGAGAACGAAGGCGTAACTCCCCATTTAGACGAGAAGAAGACAGTAGAAGATATGGACGCGATACGACTAGATCGAATAGAGAATATTATCATTCGAGaaacaaatatgaaaacaaaGAGAAACATAGGAAAAGTAGATCGCGCAGTTACGATAAACGTACTGGACGGAATACGGATTCGAG GTACCATAGGAATAAGGCGTCTTCATCGAAAACTTCGGAAAGAAATGGCAAATCAAGTGATCATGGAAAAAGTAACAGTGGACATGACAAACAAAGTCAAATAAAAGATACAAAACAAATTCAAACACGAACAGATTCTGAATCTTCAGAAAGTgaaattgaaaaaggaaaaaacaagtATAAAGTAAATAGTAGAAAgaaagaaaacgataaaaagagtaagaagaaaaaagtagaatcaAGTTCAGACAGTGATTCTTCTGAGGATAGTGACAATTCGaaagaagcaaaaaaattatcgaataaaaaaattaaaaaaagaaatatatcatCATCAGATTCAAGTGGGAGCAGTGATTCCAGTGAAAGTGAATCAAGTAGTGATAGCgaagatgataaaaaaatgataagacGTAAAAAGAGAAAATGTAGAAGTAGTTCAGAGAGTGACATTAgcgaaaagagaaaaaagaataagaagaaaaaataa